In Fragaria vesca subsp. vesca linkage group LG5, FraVesHawaii_1.0, whole genome shotgun sequence, the genomic stretch GTCCTCCCCCCATAAGAGCAAGCTTGTCCTCAAGCTTGAAAGTCTGGGAACTTGCGCACCATGGAGTACGCCTCTTCCCATGTGGCGTCTTCCAGAGGTAAACCTTTCCAAGCCACCAGCCATTTGGTGACTGCTCTCTTGCGCTTGGTAACCACTGCCATGTCAAGAACCCGGTTTGGTTGCCAATCAATGAGGCCCTTTGTGTCAAACTGAGGTAGAGTTGCGGCCACAGGAGTACCACTGCCGACTCGTTTCTTGAGTAACGAGACATGGAAGATGGGATGGAGCTTGCAGTTGGCAGGAAGGGTGAGCTTGTAAGCCACTTTGCTGATCTTGGCCTCAACCTGGAATGGACCGTAGAAGTGGGGAGCGAGCTTTTGGGAAGGCCTGCGTACCAAGGACTGCTGCCGGTAAGGATGAAGTTTGAGGAAATCCCAATCATTAACCTCAAAACTATGCTCAGTCCGGTTCTTGTCAGCTTGTTGCTTCATACAGTTTTGAGCGGTAGCTAGATGATCCTTGAGGTGGCTCAAGAGAGTGTCGCGATCTTGCAACGCAACATCAACCGCATTGTTGGAAGTAGTGCCAGGTATATACTGCTGAACCGTGGGACGCGGTCGGCCATACACAGCCTGAAATGGAGACATCTGAATGGCGGAGTGAAAGGTGGAGTTGTACCACCATTCAGCTCAATGGAGGAGATTGACCCAAGTCGACGGCTTGTCACTGATGAAGCAACGCAGAAAGTGCTCCAAGGTTCGATTCAAGACCTCAGATTGGCCATCGGTTTGGGGATGGTATGCGGAGCTGCGACATAGCTTGGTGCCTTGGAGCTTGAAGAAGCTTTCCCAAAAATTGGAGATGAATACACGGTCTCTGTCACTGACAATAGTACAAGGCATGCCATGAAGGTGAAAGATTTCCTTGTTGAACACCTCTGCTATTTCTGCTGCTGTGTAAGGGTGGGACACTGGCACAAAGTGACCATACTTAGACAATCGATCAACCAAAACAAAGATAGAGGTCTTGCCCTCGGAGGGGGGCAGCCCATCAACAAAATCCATAGCAATATCAGTCCAAATTGCTGTAGGAATAGGAAGTGGTTGCAGAAGTCCAGAAGGAGACTGAGTTTCATGGTTCACACGCTGACAAGTATCACAACTAGCAACATACCTCTTGACATCGTCGCGTACTCCAGGCCAAGCAAAATTGCGTGTGAGCCTCTTGAAAGTCTGAAGAAAACCCGAATGACCAGCAGTGAGTGTTGAATGAAACTCAAAGAGAATCTTCTCACGCCAGTCCGAAGTCGGAGGAACAAAGAAATGATCCTTATACATTAGTCTGCCATCGCGGAGAGAGAAGTGTTTCGGAACTGATTGACCGGCTGCCAAGGCTGTGAGGATGGCATTAGATGGGGGGTCAGCGCGATAGGCGCGGTTTATAGCCGAAAGGCAATCAAAGACCGGAGCTGAAATTCCTTAATTGGAGAGGAATTCATGCTGCCTTGATAAGGTGTCCGGAACCGTATTCAACTTGCCGGCACGGTACTGGACCGAGTAATCAAAACCCAAAAGCTTGGAGACCCATTTCAACTGCGCCGGAGTGCTCACTCGCTGTTGAAACGTGTGAAGCAGCGGTTGATGGTCAGTGACGATGGTGAAGTGGTGATCCAACAAGTACTGGCGCCATTTCGAGATTGCTTGTAACACTGCCAACATCTCTTTCTCGTAAGAAGAGAGAAGTTGATTCCGGGGAGAAAGAGACTTACTGAGGAACTCAATTGGGTGCTTCTCCTGAGTCAAGACCACACCGATTCCCTAGCCACTAGTATCGGTTTCAAGATAGAACTCCTTGTCGAAATTGGGCAAGGCCAAGACCGGGGCTGAAGTGATGGCAATCTTCAAATCAGAGAAGGCTTTGTCAGACGCTAGAGACCAAGAGAAACCATCGGTTTTTAGCATGTCTGTCAACGGTTTGGAGATGAGACTGAAATGGCGTACAAAATGGTGGTAGTATCCTGCCAACCCCAGAAACCCTCTTAAAGCTTTCACAGTCTTGGGCTTGGGCCATTGAAGAATGTAACTAACTTTTTCTGGGTCCATGGAGACTCCCTGGGCTGAGACTATGTGTCCCAAGTAGTGCACACTTGATTGAGCAAGTTCACACTTGGATAACTTGACAAACAATTGATTAGAGTGCAAGATGTGCAAAACCGCCTCCAAGAGTAACAAATGGGATTCAAAATCCTTGCTATACACCAAGATGTCATCAAAAAATATGAGCACACCTTTGCGGAGGAGTCGACGAAATAACTCATTCATTAGGGCTTGAAAGGTGGCGGGTGCATTCGAAAGACCAAAAGGCATCACTTCAAACTCGTAGTGTCCATCGTGTGTCCGAAAAGCGGTCTTGTGGATGTCGACCTCGTGCATCCGAATTTGATGGTAACCGGACCGGAGGTCGAGTTTGGAATAGATGGAGGACCCATGTAGCTCGGCAAATAACTCATCGGCTACGGGGATCGAGAAACGGTCCTTTACCGTGACAGCGTTTAGCTCCCGATAATCCACACAAAAGCGCCAAGTATCGTTCTTCTTGCGAACAAGCAACACCGGGGAAGAGAAGGGACTAGAACTAGGGCGAATGATGCCCTGTGCGAGCATGGATGCAACTTGAGTCTCAAGTTCAGATTTTTGGGAGTGAGCATAAGTATAGGGCCGAACATTGATTGGTCCACAATTGGGAATGAGAGGAATGCGGTGGTCAATGGATCGGTGGGGAGGGAGGCCCAAAGGGGGGTCAAATAGAGGTCTAAACTAGAGTAAAAGGGATTCAATCTCGGGTCTGTGTTTAGGGGATGGGTGGTGATCTAGGATGGCCATGAGAAGAGGGTGATGGTCAAACTGTTCGCCGGGGATGAGGTCGAAGATAACTGAGGCATCAATCTCAGAGTTGGGTCAGCGGCGGTGCCGCGCAACACATGACGCTGCCCATCAACCATGAACACCATGATCTTATCCCGGAAGTGCCATCCAATGAGTGCCAATGTTTCAAGCCACTAGGCTCCCAAGATAAGGTCACAGCCGGTAATGGGAAGGAAAAGGAATGAGTCTGTAAAGCTGCAGTCTTGGGCGTGGACTGTAAGGTTCTCGGCGATGCCGGAAGGAGTGAGGAGGTGGCCGGAAGCGGCTGTGAACCGTAGAAGTCCTGCTTGCGAAATAGGTGTACCCAACTTGGCGACTACTTCCGATTGAAGGAAGTTCATCGCTACCCCAAAATCGATGAATATATCGATAGGTACGTCACCGATGGAGCCTCGCAAGCGCATCATCTCACTGACTTTTGTATTGGTGATGGCGTGCAACGGATAGATTGTTTCGTCAGAGGTGGGAAGGGCCACATCGTCTAGGTTGGGTGGGACAGTTTCCTCGATGGTGCCGTCCTCTGCGGCTTTGGTGCAATCAAGAATGGCC encodes the following:
- the LOC101299196 gene encoding uncharacterized protein LOC101299196, yielding MSPFQAVYGRPRPTVQQYIPGTTSNNAVDVALQDRDTLLSHLKDHLATAQNCMKQQADKNRTEHSFEVNDWDFLKLHPYRQQSLVRRPSQKLAPHFYGPFQVEAKISKVAYKLTLPANCKLHPIFHVSLLKKRVGSGTPVAATLPQFDTKGLIDWQPNRVLDMAVVTKRKRAVTKWLVAWKGLPLEDATWEEAYSMVRKFPDFQA